A region from the Planctomycetota bacterium genome encodes:
- a CDS encoding protein kinase: MNPRPGAPLFRHLGDVLREEQERALGRRAVRAGLLSEEDLELFFRERRDGGPRTLEEFLRARGAAPDQIARLKRELDRDEYLLFRSSRLTPPEVEALQDEPDRRLAEFVLVQHLGQGGIGDVWKAWDTRLGRWVAIKLPRPTPDQEAASRRFSREALAAARLSHPNIVAIHRVAEEAGRCFIVMQYVEGRTLAAARPPLREALEILRDVARAVHYAHEQGVVHRDLKPGNILIARDGRPFVLDFGLAHLEEAAGAASREGFVAGTAAYMSPEQARGGPASRARPTDIYSLGATLYEAVTGRPPFEGGSFAEILQNVLHQDPPPPRRLRPELPRDVETVILKAMEKDPARRYASALEMAEDLERCLRREPVAARRPSALRVWASRIRRSPRLVAALAAGGLLASAAGFWEARRVARRDHERAIRETWRASLAPVLALRRAGANERMADLLPALESSYRQASQSAPDLPEIDYVMGRIYRTLLDEARAREFQERALAKDPSYAPALYEGLVLAALARDRAGVESWAERLREILSTRPDALDEARVRAARGLAAFFRAEEALARENLRRAVELDPGLEEAWEALARSWLLGVTCFSPPGDQEEACQMSEETFGRAIAHDRGYAPHWAGRGEVRTFRGRLKSETGRDPQADFQGAEDDFAQALRLAPSAATYRARAELRRRAGLHRMELGGNPLQDFAEAEADLEQAARRDPGPEAHVPARAFVAAGRARFRQERGESALEEIEARRGELQGLVSREPCPPEAWKAWAILAFHRALDSAAAAGPDARELEEAFQAFAEALRRLPADRELRERRAALFLERARRKREAGRDACEDLAAADRETSAALEGGVFFNRARVTRAAILRQWGLRDAASRRDPSPRFAAARSELSEVLEANPLFTEAWVERGNLEADWGRRKLEAGDRAPAREHFTQAIRCYEEALRLNPFLPGGLRAPLREARRSLLATY; this comes from the coding sequence ATGAATCCGCGCCCGGGCGCCCCCCTCTTCCGCCACCTGGGCGACGTCCTGCGCGAGGAACAGGAACGCGCCCTGGGCCGGCGCGCCGTCCGCGCCGGCCTTCTCTCCGAAGAGGACCTCGAGCTCTTCTTCCGGGAACGCCGCGACGGCGGCCCCCGCACCCTCGAGGAGTTCCTCCGCGCCCGCGGCGCCGCCCCCGACCAGATCGCGCGGCTCAAGCGCGAACTCGACCGGGACGAATACCTCCTCTTCCGCTCTTCCCGCCTGACGCCGCCCGAAGTCGAAGCGCTTCAGGACGAACCCGACCGCCGCCTGGCCGAGTTCGTCCTCGTCCAGCACCTCGGGCAGGGCGGCATCGGCGACGTGTGGAAGGCGTGGGACACGCGGCTGGGACGCTGGGTGGCGATCAAGCTCCCGCGACCCACGCCCGACCAGGAAGCCGCCTCCCGCCGCTTCAGCCGCGAAGCCCTCGCCGCCGCGCGCCTGTCGCACCCCAACATCGTCGCCATCCACCGCGTGGCGGAAGAAGCCGGCCGGTGCTTCATCGTCATGCAGTACGTGGAAGGCCGCACCCTCGCCGCCGCGCGGCCCCCCCTCCGCGAGGCGCTCGAGATCCTGCGCGACGTGGCCCGCGCCGTGCACTACGCGCACGAACAGGGCGTCGTCCACCGCGACCTCAAGCCCGGCAACATTCTTATCGCGCGCGACGGGCGGCCGTTCGTCCTGGACTTCGGCCTGGCTCACCTCGAGGAGGCCGCCGGAGCCGCGTCGCGCGAAGGATTCGTGGCCGGCACCGCCGCCTATATGTCCCCCGAGCAGGCCCGCGGCGGCCCGGCCTCGCGCGCCCGCCCCACGGACATCTACTCCCTGGGCGCCACGCTCTACGAGGCCGTGACCGGCCGGCCCCCCTTCGAGGGCGGATCCTTCGCGGAGATTCTCCAGAACGTGCTCCATCAGGACCCGCCGCCCCCGCGCCGCCTCCGCCCCGAGCTGCCCCGCGACGTCGAAACCGTGATCCTCAAGGCCATGGAGAAGGATCCCGCCCGGAGGTACGCGAGCGCGCTCGAGATGGCCGAAGACCTCGAGCGGTGCCTGCGCCGGGAACCCGTGGCCGCCCGCCGTCCTTCCGCGCTCCGGGTCTGGGCCTCCCGGATCCGCCGCTCGCCGCGCCTCGTGGCCGCGCTGGCGGCCGGCGGGCTTCTGGCTTCCGCCGCGGGCTTCTGGGAGGCGCGACGCGTCGCGCGCCGGGACCACGAGCGGGCCATCCGCGAAACCTGGAGGGCGTCCCTGGCGCCGGTCCTCGCGCTCCGCCGCGCCGGCGCCAACGAACGCATGGCCGATCTTCTGCCGGCCCTCGAGTCCTCCTACCGCCAAGCCTCCCAGAGCGCGCCCGACCTTCCGGAAATCGATTACGTCATGGGCCGCATCTACCGGACGCTCCTGGACGAGGCGCGCGCCCGCGAGTTCCAGGAGCGGGCCCTCGCCAAGGACCCCTCCTACGCGCCGGCCCTGTATGAAGGGCTCGTCCTGGCCGCCTTGGCACGCGATCGCGCGGGCGTGGAATCGTGGGCCGAACGGCTTCGCGAAATTCTCTCCACCCGCCCCGACGCCCTCGACGAAGCGCGCGTCCGCGCCGCCCGGGGGCTGGCGGCCTTCTTCCGCGCCGAGGAGGCCCTCGCCCGCGAAAACCTCCGGCGGGCCGTCGAGCTCGATCCCGGCCTCGAGGAGGCGTGGGAGGCGCTGGCCCGCTCGTGGCTTCTCGGAGTGACGTGCTTTTCGCCCCCCGGGGATCAGGAGGAAGCCTGTCAGATGAGCGAGGAGACCTTCGGCCGCGCGATCGCGCACGACCGGGGATACGCTCCCCATTGGGCGGGACGGGGAGAGGTGCGCACCTTCCGGGGACGCCTCAAGTCCGAAACCGGACGCGATCCGCAGGCCGACTTCCAGGGCGCGGAAGACGACTTCGCCCAGGCCCTTCGGCTGGCGCCGTCCGCCGCGACGTATCGCGCGCGGGCCGAGCTTCGGCGCCGGGCGGGGCTTCACCGCATGGAGCTCGGGGGAAATCCCCTTCAGGACTTTGCGGAGGCGGAAGCGGACCTCGAGCAGGCGGCGCGGCGGGATCCCGGACCGGAGGCGCACGTCCCGGCGCGGGCGTTCGTCGCCGCGGGGCGCGCGCGCTTCCGGCAGGAACGCGGCGAGAGCGCCCTCGAGGAGATCGAAGCGCGCCGGGGGGAACTTCAGGGGCTCGTGTCGAGGGAACCGTGTCCGCCGGAGGCATGGAAGGCGTGGGCGATCCTGGCCTTCCACCGGGCGCTCGATTCCGCGGCGGCCGCCGGCCCCGACGCGCGCGAGCTCGAAGAAGCGTTCCAGGCGTTCGCGGAGGCCTTGCGGCGCCTTCCGGCGGATCGGGAACTCCGGGAACGCCGGGCCGCGCTTTTTCTCGAGCGCGCCCGGCGGAAGCGGGAGGCCGGGAGGGACGCGTGCGAGGATCTGGCGGCGGCCGATCGCGAGACGTCCGCGGCGCTCGAAGGGGGCGTGTTTTTCAACCGGGCCCGCGTGACGCGTGCGGCGATCCTGCGCCAGTGGGGCCTGCGGGACGCGGCGTCGCGCCGGGATCCTTCGCCGCGCTTCGCGGCGGCTCGGTCGGAACTTTCGGAAGTCCTCGAGGCGAATCCCCTCTTCACGGAGGCGTGGGTGGAACGGGGGAACCTGGAGGCGGACTGGGGTCGCCGCAAGCTCGAGGCCGGCGACCGCGCGCCGGCGCGGGAACATTTCACGCAGGCCATCCGCTGCTACGAGGAAGCGCTGCGCCTGAATCCGTTCCTGCCCGGCGGGCTGCGCGCGCCCCTTCGCGAGGCGCGGCGCTCCCTTCTGGCGACCTACTGA
- a CDS encoding sigma-70 family RNA polymerase sigma factor, with product MDERFTEIGGAAHQLPTTSHTALAVLREGDPARREAELARLAQLYWKPVYALIRRSWAATNEDAKDLTQDFFAEVVCGSPFAERYTPERGSFRSYLKGALRNFLAKRSRDASREKRGGHVSHVSLQIQDADLQEVLPDAEALGPEEAFDRAWRSVVLARATHLLRERLAAQGKSLYFEVFRRYDLESDGEGASYESVARDLGLSVDDVKNYLTRSREEFRRAVRSVLCESVAGPEDLSAEWEALFGSP from the coding sequence ATGGACGAACGATTCACCGAAATCGGCGGAGCCGCCCACCAGCTGCCGACGACCTCGCATACCGCCCTGGCGGTCCTGCGGGAGGGGGATCCCGCCCGCCGAGAGGCGGAACTGGCTCGCCTGGCCCAGCTCTACTGGAAACCGGTCTACGCCCTGATCCGGCGCTCCTGGGCCGCCACCAACGAGGACGCCAAGGACCTCACTCAGGATTTCTTCGCCGAAGTCGTCTGCGGCAGCCCGTTCGCCGAGCGTTATACCCCCGAGCGCGGAAGCTTCCGCAGCTACCTCAAGGGCGCCCTGCGCAATTTCCTGGCCAAACGCTCCCGCGACGCCTCCCGCGAAAAGCGCGGCGGCCACGTCTCCCACGTCAGCCTCCAGATCCAGGACGCCGACCTTCAGGAGGTCCTGCCGGACGCCGAAGCCCTCGGTCCCGAGGAGGCCTTCGACCGCGCCTGGCGCTCCGTGGTCCTGGCCCGCGCCACGCACCTCCTCCGCGAGCGCCTCGCCGCGCAAGGAAAATCCCTCTACTTCGAAGTCTTCCGCCGCTACGACCTTGAATCCGACGGCGAGGGCGCGTCCTACGAATCCGTGGCGCGGGACCTCGGGCTGAGCGTGGACGACGTGAAAAACTACCTCACCCGAAGCCGCGAGGAGTTCCGGCGCGCCGTCCGCTCCGTCCTCTGCGAATCCGTGGCCGGCCCCGAGGACCTCTCCGCCGAGTGGGAAGCCCTCTTCGGGAGTCCCTGA